The following are encoded in a window of Aromatoleum petrolei genomic DNA:
- the hutG gene encoding formimidoylglutamase: MSADRIDTAPWTGRTDPEADTLRWHQAIRPLGAAAPGVAVLGFACDEGVRRNHGRSGAAAAPTAIRKALANLAWHREGPAYDAGDVCCEDGDLDAAQTRLAENVSALLATGHLPIVLGGGHEVAWGSWQGLARHLATLESAPRIGIVNFDAHFDLRDPAHAHSSGTPFAQIAEDCAARGWPFRYACLGVSRASNTRALFRRATELDVLIREDREITPMSLAQIGRELDAFIGVCDHVYLTIDLDVLPACEAPGVSAPAARGVSLALLEPLVEHVRDGDKLRLADLAELNPAFDIDQRTARVAARLIHTLTLNG, encoded by the coding sequence ATGAGCGCTGACCGCATCGACACGGCCCCCTGGACCGGGCGCACCGATCCGGAGGCCGACACCCTGCGCTGGCATCAGGCGATCCGCCCGCTCGGGGCCGCTGCGCCCGGCGTGGCCGTCCTCGGCTTCGCGTGCGACGAGGGCGTGCGCCGCAATCACGGCCGCTCCGGCGCAGCGGCGGCTCCCACGGCGATCCGCAAGGCACTCGCGAACCTCGCCTGGCACCGCGAAGGCCCGGCCTACGACGCGGGCGACGTCTGCTGCGAGGACGGCGATCTCGATGCCGCACAGACACGACTCGCCGAGAACGTCTCCGCCCTGCTCGCCACCGGTCATCTTCCGATCGTCCTCGGCGGCGGTCACGAGGTCGCGTGGGGCAGCTGGCAGGGCCTCGCCCGCCATCTCGCCACACTGGAGAGCGCCCCGCGCATCGGCATCGTCAACTTCGACGCCCATTTCGATCTGCGCGACCCGGCTCATGCGCATTCGTCCGGCACCCCCTTCGCGCAGATCGCCGAGGATTGTGCGGCGCGCGGCTGGCCCTTCCGCTACGCCTGCCTCGGCGTGAGCCGCGCCTCGAACACGCGCGCGCTGTTCCGCCGCGCCACCGAACTCGACGTGCTGATCCGCGAGGACCGCGAGATCACGCCGATGAGCCTCGCGCAGATCGGCCGCGAACTCGATGCCTTCATCGGCGTGTGCGACCACGTCTATCTCACCATCGACCTCGACGTGCTGCCCGCCTGCGAGGCCCCTGGCGTCAGCGCCCCGGCCGCGCGGGGGGTGTCGCTCGCGCTGTTGGAACCGCTCGTCGAGCACGTGCGCGACGGCGACAAACTCCGGCTCGCCGACCTCGCCGAGCTCAACCCTGCATTCGACATCGACCAGCGCACGGCGCGTGTCGCCGCGCGACTGATCCACACCTTGACCCTGAACGGCTGA
- the hutI gene encoding imidazolonepropionase translates to MPPAHPRLLWRDLTIFDGRHQLPAPMAVLVDRGRIARLCASDALTAADLDGATEMGRGGVMTPGLIDCHTHLVFAGNRADEFARRLAGASYAEIAQSGGGILSTVRATRAASEDELLATALPRLGALMADGVTTVEIKSGYGLTVADELKMLRVARRLGETLPVRVATTLLGAHALPPEYQDDKDGYIRLVCEEMIPAAASEGLADAVDVFCEGIAFSPAQCERVFEAAARHGLHVKAHAEQLSNLGGGALAARHGALSADHVEYLDEVGVRALAEAGTVATLLPGAFLTLRETQLPPVDALRRHGVPIAVATDANPGSSPMFMPTLMLNLACTLFRLTPCEALAGMTANAARALGLTDGGRIAEGLRADLCVWDVSSPNELAYAVQPGRLRQRVFDGRLTDER, encoded by the coding sequence ATGCCCCCGGCTCACCCCCGTCTGCTCTGGCGCGATCTGACGATCTTCGACGGCAGACATCAACTCCCCGCACCGATGGCGGTACTGGTCGATCGTGGCCGCATCGCGAGGCTGTGCGCGAGCGATGCGCTGACTGCCGCCGACCTCGACGGCGCAACGGAAATGGGCCGCGGCGGCGTCATGACCCCCGGCCTCATCGACTGCCATACCCACCTCGTGTTCGCCGGCAACCGCGCCGACGAGTTCGCCCGCCGCCTCGCAGGCGCGAGCTATGCCGAGATCGCCCAGTCCGGCGGCGGCATCCTCAGCACCGTGCGCGCGACGCGTGCAGCCAGCGAGGACGAACTCCTCGCCACGGCCCTGCCGCGGCTCGGCGCCCTGATGGCCGACGGCGTCACCACGGTGGAGATCAAGTCCGGCTACGGCCTCACGGTGGCCGACGAGCTGAAGATGCTGCGCGTCGCGCGGCGCCTGGGAGAGACCTTGCCCGTGCGCGTCGCGACGACGCTGCTCGGTGCCCACGCCCTCCCCCCCGAATACCAGGACGACAAGGATGGCTACATCCGCCTCGTTTGCGAGGAGATGATCCCCGCCGCCGCATCCGAAGGACTCGCCGACGCGGTCGACGTGTTCTGCGAGGGCATCGCGTTCAGCCCCGCGCAATGCGAACGCGTGTTCGAGGCCGCCGCGCGCCACGGCCTGCACGTGAAGGCGCACGCCGAGCAGCTCTCGAACCTTGGCGGCGGGGCGCTCGCGGCGCGCCACGGTGCGCTGTCGGCCGACCACGTCGAGTACCTCGACGAAGTCGGTGTGCGCGCCCTGGCCGAAGCCGGCACGGTCGCGACGCTCCTGCCGGGCGCCTTTCTGACGCTGCGCGAAACGCAGTTGCCGCCGGTCGACGCCCTGCGCCGCCACGGCGTGCCCATCGCCGTCGCAACCGACGCCAACCCCGGCAGTTCCCCGATGTTCATGCCCACCTTGATGCTCAACCTCGCCTGCACGCTGTTCCGCCTGACCCCGTGCGAGGCTCTCGCGGGCATGACCGCCAACGCCGCCCGCGCGCTCGGGCTGACCGACGGCGGGCGCATCGCCGAGGGGCTGCGCGCGGATCTGTGCGTGTGGGACGTCTCAAGCCCCAACGAGCTCGCCTACGCGGTGCAGCCGGGACGCCTGCGCCAGCGCGTCTTCGACGGGAGGCTCACCGATGAGCGCTGA
- a CDS encoding HutD family protein, whose translation MLWKNGGGVTLEVALQPAGAGLTDFDWRVSSAP comes from the coding sequence ATGCTGTGGAAGAACGGCGGAGGCGTGACTCTGGAAGTCGCCCTCCAGCCGGCCGGTGCAGGGCTGACGGACTTCGACTGGCGCGTCAGCAGTGCGCCCTGA
- a CDS encoding Lrp/AsnC family transcriptional regulator — MDSLDQQLISLLRNDARMSVANLAHKLKVSRGTVTNRITKLENDGIIVGYTVKLRPDSQPNEIRAWMSIVVAGNETRSVIASLLGEPGVASLHDTNGRWDLLAELRAENLTELSNVLERIRLIRSIQHTETSIHLASYRGESS; from the coding sequence ATGGACAGCCTGGACCAGCAACTGATCAGCCTCCTGCGCAACGACGCGCGGATGAGCGTCGCGAACCTCGCACACAAGTTGAAGGTGTCGCGCGGCACCGTCACGAACCGCATCACCAAGCTCGAAAACGACGGGATCATCGTCGGCTACACGGTGAAGCTACGGCCCGACTCGCAGCCGAACGAGATCCGCGCGTGGATGAGCATCGTCGTCGCCGGCAACGAGACGCGCTCCGTGATCGCCAGCCTGCTCGGCGAGCCGGGCGTCGCATCGCTGCACGACACCAACGGCCGCTGGGACCTGCTCGCGGAGCTGCGCGCGGAGAACCTCACGGAGCTGTCGAACGTGCTCGAACGCATCCGGTTGATCCGCAGCATCCAGCACACGGAAACCAGCATCCACCTCGCGAGCTACCGCGGCGAAAGCTCCTGA
- a CDS encoding ornithine cyclodeaminase yields MRTSNRIPTRFLSAERAAELVAAKGLANCLAGMAEYIRADFLRWNEFEKTARVANHSDDGVIELMPISDDSLYSFKYVNGHPKNHRFGLSTVMAFGVLADVDTGAPTLVSELTLTTALRTAATSAMAARVLARPDSKRMALIGNGAQSEFQALAFHHLLGITEFHLYDVDSAATDKLMRNLDRMGLSAKRFSSTRDAVKGCDIVTTVTADKTNATILTADMIEPGMHINGVGGDCPGKTELHADVLRMGRVFCEFEPQSRVEGDMQQMPADFEVIELWNVLSGKVPGRLLADEVTVFDSVGFALEDFSALRFMGDLAMELGVKEEISLIPDLADPKNLFGSVPVAAAPRAVVRELQVA; encoded by the coding sequence ATGAGAACGAGTAACCGCATCCCCACCCGCTTCCTCAGTGCCGAGCGCGCCGCAGAGCTCGTCGCTGCCAAAGGTCTCGCGAACTGTCTCGCGGGTATGGCCGAGTACATCCGGGCCGACTTCCTGCGCTGGAACGAGTTCGAGAAGACCGCCCGTGTCGCCAACCATTCGGACGACGGTGTGATCGAACTGATGCCGATCTCGGACGACTCCCTGTACTCCTTCAAGTACGTGAATGGTCATCCGAAGAATCATCGCTTCGGCCTGAGCACGGTGATGGCCTTTGGCGTGCTGGCCGACGTCGACACCGGCGCGCCGACGCTCGTCAGCGAGCTGACCCTGACCACCGCACTGCGCACCGCCGCGACCTCGGCGATGGCCGCACGCGTGCTGGCGCGTCCCGACAGCAAGCGCATGGCGCTCATCGGTAACGGCGCGCAGAGCGAGTTCCAGGCGTTGGCCTTTCACCACCTGCTGGGCATCACCGAGTTCCATCTTTACGACGTGGATTCCGCGGCGACCGACAAGCTGATGCGCAATCTCGACCGCATGGGCCTCTCTGCGAAGCGCTTTAGCAGCACGCGGGACGCCGTGAAGGGCTGCGACATCGTCACCACCGTGACGGCCGACAAGACCAATGCGACGATCCTGACCGCCGACATGATCGAGCCGGGCATGCACATCAACGGTGTCGGCGGCGACTGCCCGGGCAAGACCGAGCTGCATGCCGACGTGCTGCGCATGGGTCGCGTGTTCTGCGAATTCGAGCCGCAGTCGCGCGTCGAGGGTGACATGCAGCAGATGCCGGCGGACTTCGAGGTGATTGAGTTGTGGAACGTGCTTTCGGGCAAGGTGCCGGGGCGCCTGTTGGCGGACGAAGTGACGGTGTTCGACTCGGTGGGCTTCGCGCTGGAGGACTTCTCGGCGCTGCGCTTCATGGGCGATCTGGCGATGGAGCTGGGTGTCAAGGAGGAGATCTCGCTGATTCCCGACCTGGCCGACCCGAAGAACCTGTTCGGCTCGGTGCCGGTCGCCGCTGCGCCGCGAGCAGTGGTTCGCGAGTTGCAGGTGGCCTGA
- the gcvA gene encoding transcriptional regulator GcvA, which translates to MRRRIPSIEALVAFDAAARHLSFTRAADALSLTQSAVCKQIASLEDYLGVPLFNRIKKRISLTEAGAIYAKRIAEDLDRLERHTVSLMSHRGERNVLELAVIPTFGSRWLIPRLAHFHAANPEITVNLTTRSDPFVFTETAFDAAVHFGSPAWPGAISHPLFGEELVPVCSPALLRDHPCTEPRELARLPLLHQVNRHAAWQRWFEAAGVKDVDAMGGPRFDLFSMLVEAASAGLGVALVPRFLALSELESGKLVIPFHLPLPSETGYHLVYPDPPSTNPALRRFTDWLLAEAAAYRRAQTPASERAA; encoded by the coding sequence ATGCGCCGGCGCATCCCCAGCATCGAGGCGCTCGTTGCATTCGACGCCGCCGCGCGCCACCTGAGTTTCACGCGCGCAGCCGACGCGCTGTCGCTCACGCAGAGCGCGGTCTGCAAGCAGATCGCGTCGCTGGAGGATTATCTCGGCGTGCCGCTGTTCAACCGTATCAAGAAGCGCATCTCGCTGACCGAGGCCGGAGCGATCTACGCAAAGCGCATTGCCGAAGACCTCGATCGCCTCGAGCGCCATACGGTTTCACTGATGTCGCACCGCGGCGAGCGCAACGTGCTGGAACTCGCAGTGATCCCGACCTTCGGTTCGCGCTGGCTGATTCCGCGGCTCGCCCACTTTCACGCGGCCAATCCGGAAATCACGGTGAACCTGACCACGCGTTCCGACCCCTTCGTTTTCACGGAGACGGCATTCGATGCGGCGGTCCATTTCGGCTCGCCCGCCTGGCCGGGCGCAATCTCACACCCGCTCTTCGGCGAGGAGTTGGTGCCGGTGTGCAGCCCGGCGCTGCTGCGCGACCATCCCTGCACGGAACCGCGCGAGCTCGCGCGCCTGCCGCTGCTGCATCAGGTGAATCGTCACGCCGCGTGGCAGCGCTGGTTCGAAGCGGCAGGCGTGAAGGACGTCGACGCGATGGGCGGCCCGCGCTTCGACCTGTTCTCGATGCTCGTGGAGGCGGCCAGCGCGGGACTGGGCGTGGCGCTCGTGCCGCGCTTTCTCGCACTCAGCGAATTGGAATCGGGGAAGCTCGTCATCCCATTCCATCTGCCGCTGCCGTCCGAGACGGGCTACCACCTCGTCTACCCCGACCCGCCGAGCACGAACCCGGCGCTGCGCCGTTTTACCGACTGGCTGCTGGCCGAAGCGGCCGCCTACCGGCGCGCGCAGACGCCCGCATCGGAACGCGCGGCGTAA
- a CDS encoding DUF3422 family protein yields MNLPRSLNHPQRLALASEIHSRPFMVIAAPARVSHLALHCEEDGGGQGGDWHERTLHALCARFGVSGPKSGAQHFFHDFGHFRVKWERHTEFATFTFVDSGRGGGDFVQTAMRHVPMDWLESLGASVIVASHILAESGEPLDLADERLHTLFSMPPLVGSRVLSGGEIWTDFQVGPDGFSRYLVRDTGLREAQMGRLVQRICEIETYLMMALLALPLAREGTASLDAIDEDLGRVGTRMCELEIDGDAEQLLHEISRLDARMRAMAHETVYRFSAAQAYYRIVQARIGELREQRVEGVPTIGEFMERRLAPAMDTCVSVSVRQEALAHKVSRANDMLRTRVNLAQERQNQGVLESLSRSARLQLRLQQAVEGLSVVAISYYGVGLAAYALKALKGWGVGVPVDQAVGLALPLVAGATWFGLRRTHARLHRVGERQTLPGGGYAAAVHD; encoded by the coding sequence ATGAATCTTCCCCGCAGTCTGAATCACCCGCAGCGGCTCGCGCTCGCGAGCGAGATCCACTCCCGCCCTTTCATGGTCATCGCCGCGCCGGCGCGGGTGTCCCACCTCGCGCTCCATTGTGAGGAGGACGGAGGTGGCCAAGGTGGCGATTGGCACGAGCGCACATTGCATGCGTTGTGCGCGCGCTTCGGGGTATCGGGCCCCAAGTCCGGCGCGCAGCACTTCTTCCACGATTTCGGCCACTTCCGCGTCAAGTGGGAGCGGCACACCGAATTCGCCACCTTCACCTTCGTCGATTCCGGGCGCGGCGGGGGGGACTTCGTGCAGACGGCGATGCGTCACGTGCCGATGGACTGGCTCGAATCGCTCGGCGCCTCCGTCATCGTCGCCTCGCACATCCTCGCGGAGAGCGGCGAGCCGCTCGACCTCGCCGACGAACGGCTGCACACGCTGTTCTCGATGCCGCCCCTCGTCGGCAGCCGTGTACTCTCGGGCGGCGAGATCTGGACCGACTTCCAGGTCGGGCCGGACGGCTTCTCGCGCTATCTGGTGCGCGACACGGGTTTGCGCGAGGCGCAGATGGGCCGGCTCGTGCAGCGGATCTGCGAGATCGAGACCTACCTGATGATGGCCTTGCTTGCGCTGCCGCTCGCACGCGAGGGCACCGCCAGCCTCGACGCCATCGATGAGGACCTTGGTCGCGTCGGGACGCGCATGTGCGAACTCGAGATCGACGGCGATGCCGAGCAGCTGCTGCACGAGATCTCGCGACTGGATGCGCGCATGCGGGCGATGGCGCACGAGACCGTCTATCGCTTCAGCGCTGCGCAGGCCTACTACCGCATCGTGCAGGCGCGTATCGGCGAGCTGCGTGAGCAGCGCGTCGAAGGCGTGCCGACGATAGGCGAGTTCATGGAGCGGCGTCTCGCGCCGGCGATGGATACCTGCGTGTCGGTATCCGTGCGGCAGGAGGCGCTCGCCCACAAGGTGAGTCGCGCCAATGACATGCTGCGCACGCGTGTCAATCTCGCGCAGGAGCGGCAGAATCAGGGCGTGCTCGAAAGCCTGAGTCGCAGCGCACGCCTGCAGTTGAGGTTGCAGCAGGCGGTCGAGGGTTTGTCGGTGGTCGCGATCTCGTACTACGGGGTCGGGCTCGCCGCGTATGCGCTGAAGGCGTTAAAGGGCTGGGGTGTCGGAGTGCCGGTGGACCAGGCGGTCGGGTTGGCGCTTCCGCTCGTCGCCGGCGCGACCTGGTTCGGCCTGCGGCGCACGCACGCGCGCCTGCATCGGGTCGGCGAACGGCAGACGCTTCCGGGCGGAGGGTATGCCGCGGCCGTGCACGACTGA